One part of the Borreliella afzelii genome encodes these proteins:
- a CDS encoding DUF368 domain-containing protein, whose protein sequence is MLNIYIKGILLGIANIIPGVSGGTLALILKIYYKIINSISEILKLTEIKKNLMFLTILATGMLTSILLTAKIFKTYAFDNGIIEALLIVFFIGLTFGNMLTLKTEIPIKEINSNTKILKHLLFFIGMAIIVLFLIIKESNIQLQSTIPKDKNSIKYYLLLISSGTISGASMILPGISGSGMLLLLGFYKEIILIISKFNIVLITIFTIAVTIGIITSILIIKKIIDNHLNNFIYLSKGLIFGSILQMILIILKLNFKISFTSFTSLTTLFILGLLINKKIVEKCK, encoded by the coding sequence ATGCTTAATATTTATATCAAGGGAATTTTACTTGGAATTGCAAACATAATCCCAGGAGTTTCTGGGGGAACGCTGGCTTTAATATTAAAAATTTATTACAAAATAATAAATTCTATTTCAGAAATCTTAAAACTCACAGAAATTAAAAAAAATTTAATGTTTTTAACTATTTTGGCAACAGGAATGTTAACCTCAATATTATTAACTGCAAAAATATTTAAAACCTATGCCTTTGACAATGGAATAATAGAAGCATTATTAATAGTATTTTTCATAGGATTAACATTTGGGAATATGCTAACACTAAAAACAGAAATACCTATAAAAGAAATCAATAGTAATACAAAAATATTGAAGCATTTGTTATTTTTCATCGGTATGGCCATTATTGTCCTTTTCTTAATAATCAAAGAATCTAATATACAATTGCAAAGTACAATACCTAAAGACAAAAACTCAATAAAATATTACTTATTATTAATATCCTCTGGAACAATAAGCGGAGCATCAATGATCTTGCCCGGAATCTCGGGATCTGGAATGCTTTTACTACTTGGTTTTTATAAAGAAATAATACTCATTATATCCAAATTTAACATTGTTCTTATTACAATCTTTACAATAGCTGTAACAATAGGAATAATTACATCAATATTAATAATAAAAAAAATAATAGATAATCACTTAAATAATTTTATTTATTTATCAAAAGGCCTAATTTTTGGATCAATTCTACAAATGATATTAATCATTTTAAAATTAAATTTTAAAATCAGCTTTACATCTTTTACATCTTTAACAACATTATTTATATTGGGATTACTTATAAATAAAAAAATAGTTGAGAAATGTAAATAA
- a CDS encoding ATP-dependent Clp protease proteolytic subunit — protein sequence MTGKEDDKICVSHDKSLELILKSRSIVIAGEITKDVSRLFQEKILLLESLDFKKPIFVYIDSEGGDIDAGFAIFNMIRFVKPKVFTVGVGLVASAAALIFLAAKLENRFSLPFARYLLHQPLSGFKGVATDIEIYANELNKLKKELNNIISKETGQNISKIEKDTDRDFWLDSSAAKKYGLVFEVVETKYQLEEFISA from the coding sequence ATGACTGGTAAAGAAGATGATAAGATTTGTGTTTCGCATGATAAATCATTGGAATTAATTTTAAAGAGTAGATCAATAGTGATTGCTGGTGAGATTACTAAGGATGTTTCTCGACTTTTTCAGGAAAAAATATTATTGTTAGAGTCCTTAGATTTTAAAAAGCCTATATTTGTGTACATTGATTCAGAAGGGGGCGATATTGATGCTGGATTTGCTATTTTCAATATGATTCGTTTTGTTAAGCCTAAAGTTTTTACAGTTGGAGTAGGGCTTGTTGCTAGCGCTGCCGCTTTAATTTTTTTGGCTGCAAAATTAGAAAATAGATTTTCACTGCCTTTTGCCAGGTATTTATTGCACCAACCTTTGAGTGGGTTTAAAGGAGTTGCCACAGACATTGAGATTTATGCTAATGAGTTAAATAAACTTAAAAAAGAACTTAATAATATTATTTCAAAAGAAACAGGTCAAAATATTTCTAAAATAGAAAAGGATACCGATAGGGATTTTTGGTTAGACAGTAGTGCTGCAAAAAAATATGGACTTGTATTTGAAGTTGTTGAAACAAAGTATCAACTTGAAGAGTTTATTTCTGCTTAG
- a CDS encoding NAD(P)/FAD-dependent oxidoreductase translates to MHYEFAVIGGGIAGSTVTYELLKRNKKVILFDDEDTKATIIAGGLINPIMGRKMNIAWKESHIFEFAKNYYQEIEKTIKSNFFIEKNIFRPFTTENQKNELIAKLENDKNMTNFILKIKDGKIYNFSNDSNGGMLIKGARINTKIYIKNIKKYLIKKNSYIKKNIDENKIKLGESFFKIENFKFEKLIFAKGYKEKLKGFFSYLPFEPAKGEIIILECKKLNFKEVYNRHASLIHLKGNKFYLGGTYEWNTWNTLTNEWAKLELLKKFKKITNLNCKVIDQKAHIRPSTLDREPFLGEHPQHKNIFILNGFGTRGISMAPYLCNLLVNNIEKIDKIPNHYNIKRYAKYYNILHHS, encoded by the coding sequence ATGCATTATGAATTTGCAGTTATTGGGGGAGGAATAGCGGGAAGCACCGTCACTTACGAACTGCTTAAAAGAAATAAAAAAGTAATTCTTTTTGATGATGAAGACACAAAAGCAACAATAATAGCTGGGGGACTTATTAATCCTATTATGGGTAGAAAAATGAACATTGCTTGGAAAGAATCACATATTTTTGAATTTGCAAAAAACTACTATCAAGAAATTGAAAAAACCATTAAATCCAACTTTTTTATAGAAAAAAATATCTTTAGGCCCTTTACTACTGAAAACCAAAAAAATGAACTGATTGCCAAACTTGAAAATGATAAAAACATGACAAACTTTATTTTGAAAATAAAAGATGGAAAAATTTATAATTTCTCAAACGACTCTAACGGCGGAATGCTAATAAAAGGCGCTAGGATTAATACAAAAATCTATATAAAAAATATTAAAAAATACTTAATCAAAAAAAATTCATACATAAAAAAAAATATCGACGAAAATAAAATTAAACTTGGAGAAAGTTTTTTTAAAATAGAAAATTTCAAATTTGAAAAATTAATATTTGCAAAAGGATATAAAGAGAAACTCAAAGGATTTTTTTCTTATCTTCCATTTGAGCCTGCAAAAGGCGAAATCATTATATTAGAATGCAAAAAATTAAATTTTAAAGAAGTTTACAATAGACACGCATCTTTAATTCACTTAAAAGGTAATAAATTTTACCTTGGGGGCACTTACGAATGGAACACTTGGAATACACTTACAAATGAATGGGCAAAATTAGAATTATTGAAAAAATTTAAAAAAATAACAAATCTAAACTGCAAAGTCATTGATCAAAAAGCACATATAAGGCCTTCTACTCTTGACAGAGAACCTTTTTTAGGAGAACACCCCCAGCATAAAAATATTTTCATATTAAATGGTTTTGGAACAAGGGGTATATCAATGGCACCATACTTATGTAATTTATTAGTTAACAATATTGAAAAAATTGACAAAATTCCAAATCATTATAATATCAAAAGATATGCAAAATATTATAATATTTTGCATCATTCTTAA
- a CDS encoding ribonuclease Z — protein sequence MGFNINIIGTGGTRPLHNRYLSSVLIEYNGDNFLFDCGEGTQMSLRKQKISWQKIKMICITHLHADHITGLLGIVMLMSQSGETRKDPLIIAGPVGIKNYTKNNIDMLKIYTNYEIIYKEIIIDKTEKIIYEDKTKKIEYTRLKHSIECVGYLFIEKDKPGKFNTEKAEELNIPKGPIRKTLQDGKEILINGKIIKPSEILGKSKKGLKVAYITDTGYFKELIQQIKNFNLVIIESTFKNELKKEADKKLHLTAGGAANIVKQAKVLQTGLIHFSERYTLRKDLENLLKEAKLEYPDGEIFLTKDGMRLEANKNNFIIK from the coding sequence TTGGGATTCAATATTAACATTATAGGAACTGGGGGAACAAGGCCACTCCATAACAGATATTTGTCATCCGTACTAATCGAATACAATGGAGACAATTTTTTATTCGATTGTGGAGAAGGAACTCAAATGTCTTTAAGAAAACAAAAAATATCTTGGCAAAAAATAAAAATGATTTGTATTACGCACTTACATGCTGATCACATTACAGGACTACTTGGAATAGTAATGCTAATGTCACAAAGTGGAGAAACAAGAAAAGATCCATTAATAATTGCTGGACCTGTTGGAATAAAAAACTATACAAAAAATAACATAGACATGCTTAAAATATATACAAACTATGAAATAATTTATAAAGAAATAATCATAGATAAAACCGAAAAAATAATATATGAAGATAAAACAAAAAAAATTGAATATACCAGACTAAAACATTCAATAGAATGTGTTGGATATTTATTCATAGAAAAAGATAAACCTGGTAAATTCAATACAGAAAAAGCAGAAGAGTTAAATATCCCTAAAGGACCTATTAGAAAAACCCTGCAAGATGGAAAAGAAATATTAATAAACGGAAAAATTATAAAGCCATCAGAAATACTTGGAAAATCTAAAAAAGGATTAAAAGTTGCTTACATTACAGATACTGGTTATTTTAAAGAACTCATACAGCAAATCAAAAACTTCAACCTTGTAATAATTGAGAGCACATTTAAAAATGAGCTTAAAAAGGAAGCAGATAAAAAACTTCACTTAACAGCTGGTGGAGCCGCAAATATTGTCAAGCAAGCAAAGGTTTTACAAACGGGACTTATTCATTTTAGCGAAAGATATACATTAAGAAAAGATCTTGAAAACTTACTAAAGGAGGCAAAATTGGAATATCCGGACGGAGAAATTTTTTTAACAAAAGATGGAATGAGACTTGAAGCAAACAAAAATAACTTTATTATTAAATAG
- a CDS encoding ABC transporter ATP-binding protein: MINVEKVTKMYGSFTALFNVSFKVEEGEVLGILGPNGAGKSTLIKILTSFHYPNKGNVKIFGKDIVEHSKEILQQIGYVPEKLALYPELSVKEYLKFISEIKGVKKFKKEIDKVITIFKLKEVEDKLISQLSKGFKQRVGIAGALINSPKLVILDEPTNGLDPNQIIEFKEFLKELAKESTILFSSHILSEVESICKRIIIVNNGIIVADDTKENIIKNKLKEIEIELIVLKKSENEKKFFNSKNDIFTLMQLEEQEKDLKISLKLSQGKTEEDLFNYIVKNNIILKAMIPKHESLEKIFSKLTKEREK; encoded by the coding sequence ATGATAAATGTAGAAAAAGTTACTAAAATGTATGGTTCATTTACAGCGCTATTTAATGTTAGCTTTAAAGTTGAAGAAGGCGAAGTGCTTGGCATACTTGGTCCAAACGGAGCGGGAAAGTCAACATTAATCAAAATCTTAACATCATTTCATTATCCAAACAAAGGTAATGTAAAAATTTTTGGAAAAGACATTGTAGAGCATTCAAAAGAAATACTACAACAAATAGGATATGTTCCTGAAAAACTAGCTCTTTATCCAGAACTTTCTGTTAAAGAATATTTAAAGTTTATATCAGAAATAAAGGGTGTTAAAAAATTTAAAAAAGAAATTGATAAGGTAATAACCATATTTAAATTAAAAGAAGTTGAAGATAAGCTAATTTCTCAACTTTCAAAAGGATTTAAACAAAGAGTAGGAATAGCTGGTGCTTTAATAAATAGTCCTAAACTTGTAATACTCGATGAACCAACAAATGGTCTTGATCCAAATCAAATAATTGAATTTAAAGAATTCTTAAAAGAACTAGCAAAAGAAAGTACAATATTATTCTCTTCACACATACTAAGTGAAGTAGAATCTATTTGTAAAAGAATAATTATTGTCAACAACGGAATAATTGTTGCTGATGACACAAAAGAAAATATTATTAAAAATAAGCTTAAAGAGATTGAAATAGAATTAATAGTTTTAAAAAAATCTGAAAATGAAAAAAAATTTTTCAACAGTAAAAATGATATTTTTACATTAATGCAACTTGAAGAACAAGAGAAAGACTTAAAAATTTCATTAAAACTATCTCAAGGCAAAACAGAAGAAGATCTTTTTAACTACATAGTAAAAAATAATATAATCTTAAAAGCAATGATCCCAAAACATGAAAGCCTTGAAAAGATATTTAGCAAATTAACTAAGGAGAGAGAAAAATGA
- a CDS encoding ABC transporter permease, which produces MKIDLKQSLSLSKKELKILFGTPTAYVVMLFFLIFINFSFIFLSGFFIKDNASLTSYFSSMPIILMLVLPALSMGVFSEEHKTGSIELLYALPISPQEIVLGKFITLKIFTLILFSLTLPLTIMTIFMGEFDLGIILLQYLGIILYSLSVLSMGTFISSITKSQIVSYILTVFILILILFSGKLVMIFGKENIIGEMLNFISITNHFGYFNMGVLNSSDFIYFITFTITFLILSTYSITLKKWR; this is translated from the coding sequence ATGAAAATAGATTTAAAGCAATCTTTATCGCTTTCTAAAAAAGAACTAAAAATACTATTTGGAACTCCAACTGCATACGTTGTAATGCTATTTTTTTTAATATTCATAAACTTTTCATTTATTTTTTTATCAGGATTTTTTATTAAAGACAATGCATCTCTTACCTCTTATTTCTCTTCAATGCCTATTATTTTGATGTTAGTGTTGCCAGCACTTAGTATGGGAGTGTTCTCAGAAGAACATAAAACAGGAAGCATTGAACTTCTTTATGCTCTACCAATAAGCCCCCAAGAGATAGTCTTAGGCAAATTTATTACGCTCAAAATATTTACCTTAATATTATTCTCACTTACCTTGCCTCTTACAATAATGACAATTTTCATGGGCGAATTTGATCTTGGAATAATATTGCTTCAATATCTAGGGATAATTCTTTATTCTCTCTCTGTGCTAAGCATGGGAACATTTATTTCCTCTATTACAAAAAGTCAAATAGTCTCATATATTCTAACCGTATTTATACTAATATTAATACTATTTTCTGGAAAATTGGTTATGATCTTTGGAAAAGAAAATATAATAGGAGAAATGCTTAATTTTATTTCAATAACTAATCACTTTGGCTATTTTAATATGGGTGTACTAAACTCATCAGACTTTATTTATTTTATTACATTCACAATCACATTTTTAATACTAAGCACATACAGCATAACACTAAAAAAATGGAGATAA
- a CDS encoding GldG family protein, translating to MKSKENEVLNLTLNLTIIFLIFCNISIFIFKIDFTKHKAFTISQVTKNLFSSANETIYITYYNSGSLENYFAFPNQIKNFLISFSDASKGKVIYKEVDADKISTPLEHIGIPSQQIDLRDINQLSILKIYSGIEIIYEGKREIIPVVTEISNLEYDLANGLDKLINNTKKVLGLAFGDSTLKEAHKNFSEIMRKAFGIEIKEIDLKIEKLEDIRKEINGLFIIGAKEIDEEIVKKIDDFIVNDGKIFVATSTIDYNPQNPYGIAPIKSKLFDLFESYGIKYNDNIILDKRAPTIFLGGDFQTYYPWILIDKSNIVKKDIPLLKNFYAATIPWSSSLELVKKDETEVKFLPLFASSKQSWQVKEPNLSNISLNAFEVPNNFEENKLKMLGYAIEGKIKSPYKEQYSKNSKIILTGSSMIFSDYMYNGSPSNFELSGRISDYLMQKEEFFNIKSREVRAKLKFTSSSNEMANAKFSLIIVNLIILPTIILIFGLVRFTRKRKAN from the coding sequence ATGAAAAGCAAAGAAAATGAAGTTTTAAACCTAACCTTAAACCTTACAATAATATTTTTAATTTTTTGCAATATATCTATTTTCATTTTTAAAATAGACTTTACAAAACACAAAGCTTTTACAATATCTCAAGTTACAAAAAATTTGTTTTCAAGTGCAAATGAAACAATATATATAACCTATTACAATTCAGGAAGCCTTGAAAACTATTTTGCTTTTCCAAATCAAATAAAAAATTTTTTAATAAGTTTTTCTGATGCTTCAAAAGGAAAGGTAATTTATAAAGAAGTTGATGCTGATAAAATTTCAACGCCATTAGAGCACATTGGCATTCCTTCTCAACAAATCGACTTAAGAGATATTAATCAACTCTCAATACTAAAAATATACTCAGGAATTGAAATTATTTACGAGGGAAAAAGAGAAATAATACCGGTTGTAACAGAAATTAGCAATTTGGAATATGACCTTGCAAATGGACTTGACAAGTTAATAAACAATACAAAAAAAGTTTTAGGACTTGCTTTTGGGGACAGCACTTTAAAAGAAGCGCACAAAAACTTTTCCGAAATAATGAGAAAAGCATTTGGTATTGAAATAAAAGAAATAGATTTAAAAATTGAAAAATTAGAAGACATAAGAAAAGAAATAAATGGATTATTCATTATTGGTGCTAAAGAAATTGATGAAGAGATTGTAAAAAAAATTGACGATTTTATTGTTAATGATGGGAAAATATTTGTTGCAACAAGCACAATTGACTACAATCCCCAAAATCCATATGGCATAGCTCCTATTAAATCCAAACTATTTGATCTATTTGAAAGTTATGGCATAAAATACAACGATAATATTATTCTTGATAAAAGAGCACCTACAATCTTTTTAGGTGGCGATTTCCAAACTTACTATCCATGGATTTTAATAGACAAAAGTAATATTGTAAAAAAAGACATACCATTACTAAAAAATTTTTATGCTGCTACAATTCCTTGGAGCAGCTCATTAGAACTTGTAAAAAAAGATGAAACGGAAGTAAAATTTTTGCCTCTATTTGCAAGCTCCAAACAATCTTGGCAAGTAAAAGAACCCAATCTTTCAAACATATCTTTGAATGCATTTGAAGTTCCAAATAACTTTGAAGAGAATAAACTCAAAATGCTAGGATATGCAATTGAAGGAAAAATTAAAAGTCCTTATAAAGAACAATATTCTAAAAATTCTAAAATAATCCTAACAGGATCAAGCATGATATTTAGTGATTATATGTACAACGGATCTCCATCAAACTTTGAACTGTCAGGAAGAATTTCAGATTATTTAATGCAAAAGGAAGAATTTTTTAATATTAAATCCAGAGAAGTACGGGCTAAATTAAAATTTACAAGCTCTTCAAACGAAATGGCCAATGCAAAATTTTCATTAATAATTGTTAACTTAATTATTCTTCCAACAATAATATTAATATTTGGACTTGTTAGATTTACCAGAAAAAGAAAAGCAAATTAA
- a CDS encoding DUF4340 domain-containing protein, translating to MTKPKIFSITKEKIKIFLIIVLTSTFLLGIIFSNENKVARILEEKFFDFDLNLISKIETEFEGTLTKLDKDWVLTYNKQNIPVDNKKVNSLIKALDELQKNKLVSRDQKKHKELGIEENPSFKLFDNNNKLLTEIFVGKPGEGDSRLAYIKGSDENVYLTKNIFLSYKGNSYNTFSDTALFQEKNTKLENLSFKMIRKLNKENENNINNDYEITTKDGLYFLNNQKITKERPLNIIAEFKADGLEIDKSKIDDYRLQYKIEVKWSNKSVNNIEVYFNKNEENDKDILIKKDKDEYYYMTSKWTFFDVFNLEKKLIEKDNISSNDNQEDHHEHNNNTD from the coding sequence ATGACAAAACCAAAAATATTCTCAATCACTAAAGAAAAAATAAAAATATTTTTAATAATAGTGCTAACATCTACATTCTTATTGGGAATAATTTTTTCAAATGAAAACAAAGTAGCAAGGATCCTGGAAGAAAAATTTTTCGATTTTGACTTAAATTTAATTTCTAAAATTGAAACAGAATTTGAAGGAACACTAACAAAACTTGACAAAGATTGGGTGCTAACATACAACAAACAAAATATTCCCGTTGATAATAAAAAAGTCAATTCTCTAATCAAAGCATTAGACGAACTTCAAAAAAATAAACTTGTAAGTAGAGATCAAAAAAAACACAAAGAACTGGGAATTGAGGAAAACCCAAGCTTTAAATTATTTGACAACAACAACAAACTGTTAACAGAAATTTTTGTTGGAAAACCAGGAGAAGGCGATTCAAGATTAGCATACATTAAAGGTAGTGACGAAAATGTTTACTTAACAAAAAATATTTTCTTATCGTATAAAGGAAATTCTTATAATACATTTTCAGATACTGCATTATTTCAAGAAAAAAACACAAAATTAGAAAATTTATCATTTAAAATGATAAGAAAATTAAACAAAGAAAATGAAAATAATATAAATAATGACTATGAGATTACCACTAAAGATGGCCTTTATTTTTTAAATAACCAAAAAATAACAAAAGAAAGGCCTTTAAATATTATTGCCGAATTTAAAGCTGATGGACTTGAAATTGATAAATCTAAAATAGATGACTACAGACTTCAATACAAGATTGAAGTCAAGTGGAGCAATAAAAGTGTTAACAATATTGAAGTTTACTTTAATAAAAACGAAGAAAATGACAAAGACATATTAATCAAAAAAGATAAAGACGAATATTACTATATGACTAGCAAATGGACTTTTTTTGATGTATTTAACTTAGAAAAAAAATTAATAGAAAAAGATAACATTTCTAGTAATGATAATCAAGAAGATCACCATGAGCATAACAATAACACAGATTAA
- a CDS encoding septum formation initiator family protein, translated as MTIYKKIAMSFYSGILSYFIIAPIFGERGFVNYQKLDNNLTLIKNHIEKLKKNQKELKARYINLQVSKSEILKEGNKLGYYPKNSTVIKTNNNKDQYNQGQILTLQKPLSKNQNFYFISITIGLIYYFLSSCITQTKKNSKSNKLASNNSKD; from the coding sequence ATGACTATTTATAAAAAAATTGCAATGTCTTTTTACTCAGGAATACTAAGCTACTTTATAATAGCTCCCATATTTGGAGAGAGAGGGTTTGTTAATTATCAAAAATTGGATAACAACTTAACATTAATAAAAAATCACATCGAAAAACTAAAAAAAAATCAAAAAGAATTAAAAGCAAGATATATTAATTTACAAGTATCTAAATCTGAAATTCTAAAAGAAGGCAATAAATTGGGCTACTACCCAAAAAACTCAACAGTAATAAAAACTAACAATAATAAAGATCAATACAACCAAGGACAAATATTAACCCTACAAAAACCCCTTTCCAAGAATCAAAATTTTTATTTTATATCGATAACAATAGGTTTGATTTATTATTTTTTATCAAGTTGCATTACCCAAACCAAAAAAAATTCAAAAAGTAATAAACTTGCTTCCAATAATTCTAAGGATTAA
- a CDS encoding ABC transporter permease subunit: MNIFIFKNIIYLLINLICASFFCVSLVNFFSNEQQYTPFVKTNILKGYLQYIGIYKSIESYTLVHDFNPKSKLEKNCFLKHIAGNSYIIYKTKNEGILWGDYRYSLLNKGQPTIKIIFKKLFNTLKISIPGAILSYIAAIVLIIIWKIYIKNNLINNFLEYLMLLLHSMPRNLTVFLILSLIYYLNLNPKNLIMGGFAWFFSFFIFNSVIFKQSLDKTLSEFYIKAAKSRGINKLQIILKHALIPSITPLLTNMRPILTTAFFGASMIESIFEIDGIGALYLNALKFNDYAISKDLIFIGVFIMLIPNIITDILIYKINPYRDTLS; the protein is encoded by the coding sequence TTGAACATATTTATTTTTAAAAATATAATATATTTATTAATTAATTTAATTTGTGCATCATTTTTTTGCGTATCGTTAGTAAATTTTTTTTCAAATGAACAGCAGTATACCCCTTTTGTTAAAACAAATATCCTAAAAGGATACTTGCAATACATTGGAATATACAAAAGTATTGAAAGCTATACCTTAGTACATGACTTTAACCCTAAATCAAAATTAGAAAAAAATTGCTTTTTAAAGCATATAGCTGGCAATTCATATATAATATACAAAACAAAAAATGAAGGAATACTATGGGGTGATTATAGATACTCTCTACTAAATAAAGGCCAACCAACCATTAAAATAATTTTTAAAAAATTATTCAATACTTTAAAAATCTCAATTCCAGGCGCTATACTCTCTTATATTGCAGCAATAGTACTTATTATAATTTGGAAAATTTACATAAAAAACAACCTAATAAATAATTTTCTAGAATATTTAATGCTATTACTCCACTCCATGCCAAGAAATTTAACAGTATTTTTAATATTGTCTTTAATATATTATTTAAATTTAAATCCAAAAAATTTAATAATGGGTGGATTCGCATGGTTTTTTTCATTCTTTATATTTAATTCTGTAATTTTTAAACAATCTCTTGATAAAACTTTATCAGAATTTTACATAAAAGCTGCAAAATCAAGAGGAATAAATAAATTACAAATAATACTAAAACATGCATTAATTCCATCAATAACACCATTACTTACGAACATGAGACCTATTCTTACAACTGCTTTTTTTGGAGCATCAATGATTGAATCAATATTTGAAATTGATGGAATTGGAGCCTTATATTTAAATGCTTTAAAATTCAACGATTATGCTATTTCCAAAGATTTAATTTTTATTGGCGTTTTCATCATGCTTATTCCAAATATAATAACAGACATACTAATTTACAAAATCAACCCATATAGGGACACACTAAGCTAA
- a CDS encoding ABC transporter permease subunit → MNLNVIIKKIYIILFNVFIVLLLITPALVNENSKIAIYKKDPNKVYLKSIKNIPMPPTKDNPLGIDKMGRDIMARLIIATRNSILLSLSYATISAVIGIFIGTIIGMFRFEICMLISKPIEALQTLPFFYVVSLVFYYFLKQKTYNMLQTATLLALIHGWIRFAFIARNNTLIIKNLDYIKASEAMGASKIRIILRHIFPEVFSSISSIIPLQMARSLTTFEVVSFLQKQDKNLYPSLGELLNYMEMGNKYLWIWINPLFILIGINIILAIINLQLRKKMKHLISS, encoded by the coding sequence ATGAATCTAAATGTAATAATAAAAAAAATTTATATTATACTCTTCAATGTATTTATTGTATTATTACTCATTACCCCAGCACTGGTTAATGAAAATTCAAAAATTGCAATCTACAAAAAAGATCCAAATAAAGTTTATTTAAAATCTATCAAAAACATACCTATGCCACCCACAAAAGACAATCCACTAGGAATCGATAAAATGGGCAGAGATATTATGGCAAGATTAATAATTGCAACCAGAAATTCTATTCTACTTTCACTAAGCTATGCAACAATCTCTGCAGTAATTGGAATCTTCATTGGAACAATAATTGGCATGTTTAGATTTGAAATTTGCATGCTAATTTCAAAACCAATCGAAGCATTGCAAACGTTACCCTTTTTTTATGTTGTCTCTCTAGTTTTTTACTACTTTTTAAAACAAAAAACTTACAATATGCTTCAAACAGCAACACTATTGGCATTGATTCATGGATGGATTAGGTTTGCCTTTATTGCAAGAAACAATACATTGATAATAAAAAATTTAGATTATATTAAAGCCAGTGAAGCCATGGGTGCAAGCAAAATTAGAATAATATTGCGTCACATTTTTCCAGAAGTATTCTCATCAATATCGTCCATAATCCCATTACAAATGGCAAGAAGTCTTACTACTTTTGAAGTAGTAAGTTTTTTACAAAAACAAGATAAAAATTTATATCCTAGCCTTGGAGAACTACTAAACTATATGGAAATGGGTAATAAATATCTGTGGATATGGATCAATCCTCTATTCATATTAATAGGTATAAACATAATACTAGCAATAATAAATTTGCAGCTGAGAAAAAAAATGAAACATTTAATATCATCTTAA
- a CDS encoding endonuclease III domain-containing protein, which translates to MFYNFFMINLDLIVDETLFRYPDVKPFLNYKNNYELLIMVILSARTTDNLVNKISPYLFERYGNFESLSRANVRDVEKLIYKTGFYSRKAKNIINCSIDILEKFNGVIPNNIFDLVKLPGVGRKTANVILGSVYNKPAIIVDTHFSRVITRHALSLENSPIKIELDLKRRIKPCKQYRFSMAINKHGREICTSRNVSCVNCFLEKFAPRVC; encoded by the coding sequence ATGTTTTATAATTTTTTTATGATTAATCTTGATTTGATTGTTGATGAAACTTTATTTAGATATCCCGATGTTAAGCCTTTTTTAAATTATAAAAATAATTATGAGCTTTTAATAATGGTGATTTTAAGTGCAAGAACAACAGATAATTTGGTAAATAAAATTTCTCCGTATCTTTTTGAAAGGTATGGCAATTTTGAAAGTTTATCAAGAGCAAATGTGAGAGATGTTGAGAAATTAATTTATAAGACTGGTTTTTATTCAAGGAAAGCTAAAAATATTATAAATTGTTCTATTGATATTTTGGAAAAATTTAATGGTGTTATTCCAAACAATATTTTTGATCTTGTTAAGCTACCCGGAGTAGGTAGGAAAACAGCAAATGTTATTCTTGGATCTGTTTATAATAAGCCTGCAATTATTGTAGATACTCATTTTAGTAGAGTTATTACAAGGCATGCTCTTTCTTTAGAAAATTCTCCTATTAAGATTGAGCTGGATCTCAAAAGAAGAATAAAGCCTTGCAAGCAGTATAGATTTTCTATGGCTATCAATAAGCATGGAAGAGAAATTTGCACCTCTAGAAATGTAAGTTGTGTTAATTGTTTTTTAGAAAAATTTGCACCAAGGGTTTGTTAA